A DNA window from Phycisphaerae bacterium contains the following coding sequences:
- a CDS encoding polyphenol oxidase family protein — translation MIERSHGDVTLLSFESLEAVPRLVHAVTTRPQNYAPHRGSGREEAVHWRRRVCEVLGMPFESLTSPEQVHGADVLSLEPGDVGRGRDGRHGAIAFVDGLMTDMPNVPLVILSADCPLILVYDPDRPAVGVVHASWRGTVAGAADNLVKQMVRSYGSDPARMRAAISPSAGPCCYEVGPHVRRIAKTRLADADNCFVEQGGRVLFDLWTANRDQLAAAGVPSQAIEIAGLCSICDRRFWSHRRDGAEAGRTALFVGLRGPLAFNDRA, via the coding sequence ATGATCGAGCGATCGCACGGTGATGTGACGTTGCTCTCGTTCGAGAGCCTTGAAGCGGTGCCGCGGCTGGTTCATGCCGTGACGACCCGCCCGCAGAACTATGCCCCTCACCGGGGCAGCGGTCGCGAGGAGGCCGTTCATTGGCGAAGACGGGTGTGCGAAGTTCTCGGCATGCCTTTTGAGTCGCTGACCTCGCCGGAACAGGTTCACGGAGCGGATGTTCTGAGTCTGGAGCCGGGCGACGTCGGTCGCGGTCGCGATGGCCGGCATGGGGCGATTGCATTCGTTGACGGCCTGATGACCGACATGCCGAATGTCCCGCTGGTCATCCTCTCGGCCGACTGCCCGCTGATTCTCGTTTACGACCCCGATCGACCGGCGGTGGGGGTGGTCCATGCCAGTTGGCGAGGAACGGTAGCCGGGGCCGCAGACAACCTCGTGAAGCAGATGGTGCGGAGCTACGGCAGCGACCCTGCCCGGATGAGGGCGGCCATTTCACCCTCTGCGGGTCCATGCTGCTACGAGGTTGGTCCGCATGTGCGACGAATTGCCAAAACGAGGCTGGCCGACGCGGACAATTGCTTTGTCGAGCAGGGGGGGCGCGTTCTGTTTGACCTCTGGACCGCCAACCGAGACCAGTTGGCCGCGGCGGGCGTTCCGAGCCAGGCCATTGAGATTGCGGGCCTGTGCAGTATCTGCGATCGACGGTTCTGGAGTCACCGGCGGGACGGTGCCGAGGCCGGGCGAACGGCGCTCTTCGTGGGCTTGCGGGGCCCGCTCGCATTCAATGATCGTGCGTAG
- a CDS encoding alcohol dehydrogenase catalytic domain-containing protein — protein sequence MNALVFNQMLRFDAKYPEPLPGEDEALIEVKLAGVCATDIEITKGYMSFAGVLGHEFVGTVVKGSRRWRGRRVTAEINCVCGKCDMCQHGLANHCRKRSVIGISRRDGCFAQYIAVPERNLHEVPEALSDEQAVFIEPLAAAYQVIKQCPIEKRTRVAVVGSGRLGLLVAQVLRTTGCRLEVIGRNGHTLDFCEKKGIQTIPLSDLVPKTDRDVVVDCSGSPEGFETAVKLVRPRGTLVLKSTYAGGREINLAPVVVNEIAVLGSRCGPFPDAIAALARRDIDVESMVSRQLPLARGVEAIELAADPRYIKILLKVKG from the coding sequence GTGAATGCGCTCGTGTTCAACCAGATGCTTCGGTTCGACGCGAAATACCCGGAGCCATTGCCAGGAGAGGATGAGGCGCTGATTGAGGTGAAGCTCGCGGGTGTCTGCGCCACGGATATCGAGATTACCAAAGGGTATATGAGTTTCGCCGGGGTACTTGGCCACGAGTTTGTCGGAACGGTGGTGAAGGGATCGAGGCGGTGGCGGGGGCGGAGGGTAACGGCTGAGATCAATTGCGTCTGCGGCAAGTGCGACATGTGCCAGCACGGTCTGGCCAACCACTGTCGCAAGCGAAGCGTCATCGGCATCTCACGCCGGGACGGGTGCTTTGCCCAATATATAGCGGTGCCGGAACGAAATCTGCATGAAGTTCCGGAAGCCCTCAGTGACGAGCAGGCGGTCTTCATCGAGCCGCTGGCCGCGGCTTACCAGGTGATCAAGCAGTGCCCAATCGAGAAGCGGACGCGGGTGGCGGTTGTGGGGTCCGGACGACTGGGTTTGCTGGTTGCCCAGGTGCTGCGAACGACCGGTTGTCGCCTGGAGGTTATTGGGCGGAACGGGCACACGCTGGACTTTTGTGAGAAGAAGGGGATTCAGACGATCCCGCTGTCGGATCTGGTGCCGAAAACCGATCGGGACGTGGTCGTGGACTGCAGCGGCAGCCCCGAGGGCTTCGAAACAGCCGTGAAACTCGTTCGCCCCCGAGGCACCCTGGTTCTGAAGAGCACCTATGCCGGCGGGAGAGAAATCAACCTTGCGCCGGTGGTTGTCAACGAGATCGCGGTACTCGGCAGTCGTTGCGGACCGTTTCCTGATGCGATCGCAGCGCTGGCCCGGCGCGACATTGATGTTGAATCGATGGTGTCGCGTCAATTACCGTTGGCTCGCGGCGTCGAGGCGATCGAGCTGGCGGCCGATCCCCGCTACATCAAGATCCTCTTGAAGGTGAAGGGATAA